The Fictibacillus phosphorivorans genomic sequence GAGTGATTAGAATGAGTAAAGCAAAAGGCAAGAAAAGCGGCGTAGGGCAAGGAACCGGGAAAAAGGGATGGAACCGTTGGAAATCCAGCAGTAAGAAAAAAGGTCCAAAGCCTTATGTGAGTAAAGGTAAGAATAAACCAGAGAACGAAAGTGGAACAGAAAACAATTAACAAAAATAGAACAGCCCAATGCTGTGAATGAGCCATCTACTACTAAAGCTAGATGGTTTTTATTTTGGAATAAATCGCTCAAATCTACCATAAGATGAACTATTCATTTGTAAATGGGAGGGACGAGCTTTGGCTACACAAAATACGAACTACGCCATTTCAGAAGACTTGATCATAAAATACAACAAGCTTAATGAGAAGAAGAAAGAGCTAGAAAAAGAATTAGACGAGCTAAAAAAAGTATTTCATATTTATTTTGATCAATTAGTCGGTCAAAACGAGAAAGGTGAAGTGACAGTAAACAACTACAAACTGCAGCGCCAGATCCGAAAATCTGAAAAGCTTCATGAAGAAAAGACCGTGAATCGACTTTCTGAATTAAATATGACAGATCTTATTCTTCATGTGCCAAAACCGGATGAAGAAAAAGTAAAGTCTGCAATTCTGCTAGGGTTATTAAGTGAAGGTGATTTGGAAGGGTGCTTGATAAAGAGCGCTTCACAAGCAATTGTTGTTAAAACACTAAAAAACTAAAATGTAAAAAGCAGCTCCCAAAAAGGGAACTGCTTTTTCTTATTCTGCTTTCTGCAGTACGCCCACAGCTTTTGAATTTCTAATTTTCTGCAGGATACCTTGAATAGACGTGTATTCGTCATAGAGGAAGACAAGTGTGTCACCAGGCTCGGAGCACTCCCAAGCTTGGATCAATGCTTCGGCTTCCTTAGGATATACAGAAACCGATGTAATGCCTTCAGCTTCTTTTACACCCATATAAAGGTGATGAACCGTTTCACCTGGAATTCGTCCCCTTAGGTTTACATCTTCTTTTATGATGAAAATATCTGAGTGAGTACCGAATATTCGACCCATCTCTTGTATCGTTTGGTCCTGTCTATCTCCAGCTGCTGAACCCACTGTTATCACGCGACCACTCTTTAGATGATCCACCGTTTCAAAGAGTGCCTTCAAGCCAGCAGGGTTATGCGCATAATCCACCACAATCGTACGATCATGTATATTTAAAACGTTGAAGCGACCTCTGTTTTGATTTTCCGAAGAGAGAAAAGTAATCACTTTGCTTCTTAATTCAGACAAAGGTCTTCCTAATGAATGAGCAGCTGCAAGAGCGCCTAGAACATTTGCAATGTTGTGTCGGGCTGCACCATTAATCGTGATCGGAATATGGGATACAGGAAGAAATCTTTCTGCCTTACCGTTTTCGCTGAATACAACCCAATCATCTTCTAAATACCAAACTTTTAGTCCTTTATTCAACTGATCTTGAATAACTGGATTCATTAGCGATAGGGAGAAGAAGATTACTTCGCCATTGGTATGATTCGCCATATCCACACACCGTGAATCGTCAGCGTTCAATACACATGTCCCTTCTGGAAGAACAACTTCAGCAACCGTTTGCTTTAATTTCTTCAAATCTTCTAACGTTTCTACACCATTCAATCCAAGATGATCCTCACTAACGTTGGTTACGATTCCAACGTTACAATATCGAAACGCTAGTCCTTCGCGCAGCATTCCTCCGCGAGCAGTCTCTAACACGGCGATATCAACTGAAGGATGAGCCAGAACTTTGCGCGCACTTCTTGGTCCGCTGCAATCTCCAGCGTCCAGTTGCTGATCACCCACCCAAACACCATCAGAACACGTATATCCAACCGTTATGTTTTCTTTCTGTAAGAGATGTGAAACCAGACGAGTGGTCGTCGTTTTGCCGTTTGTACCAGTAACAGCAACAACTGGAACGGCAGCTTCCTCACGAGAAGCAAATAGATAGTCTACGATGGCTCCACCTGCATCTCTCTTTTCCCCTTGTGATGGATGAAGATGCATACGGATGCCAGGCGCTGCATTCACTTCAAGAATGGCAGCTTCTCCTTCAACAAAAGGAACCGTGACATCCGGCGATAGAATATCAATTCCTGCAATATCTAGTCCAACTGCAGCTGCCGCTTCAATAGCCATATTACGATAATCAGGATGAACATCATCCGTCACATCAATGGCCGAACCGCCTGTAGAGAGGTTTGCATTACCTAATACTTCTAGAGATTCTCCTTTGTTCAATACAGATTGAAGAGAATAGCCACTTTTCTCAAGATGAACGACCGTACGTTCATCTAAAGGAATCTTGCTCATCGCTTTTTCATGACCATCACCACGTAATGGATTTAAGTTCTCTTCATCAATGAGTTCAGCTATCGTCTTATAGCCGTCACCGATTACAAATGGTGGAAGACGAAGACTTGCTGCAACTAACTCATTATTTACGACAAAAAAACGGTAATCATTGCCTGCATAATATCGTTCTAGAATATATGAAGTACCTTCGCTGAACACGCAGCGGAAAGCAGCAATCAAGTCAGTGTCATTTTGAATATTTGTTATGATGTTCTGTCCCTGCCTGCCGTTGAGCGGTTTAATGACAAGGGGGTAACCAATCTTCTCAGCTGACTGAAGCAGCTCATATTCATTGGAAACAACATCACCTTTAGGAACTGGGAGACCAGCACCTCTTACTAATGTTTTGGTCATATCTTTATCACAAGAATTTTCTACTGCTAAATAAGATGTTTGGGAGGATATGGTCGCCTGGACGGATTTTTGCTTTTTACCTGTTCCAATTCTTAAATAGCTGTTTGTTCCGATACGTTCTACTGGAATCTTTCGTTTTCGTGCAGCTTCATAGATGGCCTCGGTACTCGGACCTAGTTTATGTAGATGGTACAGGTCAGAGGTATGGGTGATGTAAGAATCAGCACTAATTTG encodes the following:
- the cphA gene encoding cyanophycin synthetase: MKINRVNYLTGPNLYSFKPTIWIELDIEEFEEKPSNTIPGFVDTLLKVIPSLHTHTCSRGYAGGFVERLHEGTWIGHILEHIALEIQHLAGISVKRGKTITSERKGIYFVTYDYAEPKSGFYAFEAALEIVTAILDGKQISADSYITHTSDLYHLHKLGPSTEAIYEAARKRKIPVERIGTNSYLRIGTGKKQKSVQATISSQTSYLAVENSCDKDMTKTLVRGAGLPVPKGDVVSNEYELLQSAEKIGYPLVIKPLNGRQGQNIITNIQNDTDLIAAFRCVFSEGTSYILERYYAGNDYRFFVVNNELVAASLRLPPFVIGDGYKTIAELIDEENLNPLRGDGHEKAMSKIPLDERTVVHLEKSGYSLQSVLNKGESLEVLGNANLSTGGSAIDVTDDVHPDYRNMAIEAAAAVGLDIAGIDILSPDVTVPFVEGEAAILEVNAAPGIRMHLHPSQGEKRDAGGAIVDYLFASREEAAVPVVAVTGTNGKTTTTRLVSHLLQKENITVGYTCSDGVWVGDQQLDAGDCSGPRSARKVLAHPSVDIAVLETARGGMLREGLAFRYCNVGIVTNVSEDHLGLNGVETLEDLKKLKQTVAEVVLPEGTCVLNADDSRCVDMANHTNGEVIFFSLSLMNPVIQDQLNKGLKVWYLEDDWVVFSENGKAERFLPVSHIPITINGAARHNIANVLGALAAAHSLGRPLSELRSKVITFLSSENQNRGRFNVLNIHDRTIVVDYAHNPAGLKALFETVDHLKSGRVITVGSAAGDRQDQTIQEMGRIFGTHSDIFIIKEDVNLRGRIPGETVHHLYMGVKEAEGITSVSVYPKEAEALIQAWECSEPGDTLVFLYDEYTSIQGILQKIRNSKAVGVLQKAE
- a CDS encoding DUF3934 family protein, producing MSKAKGKKSGVGQGTGKKGWNRWKSSSKKKGPKPYVSKGKNKPENESGTENN